The following coding sequences are from one Salvia hispanica cultivar TCC Black 2014 chromosome 3, UniMelb_Shisp_WGS_1.0, whole genome shotgun sequence window:
- the LOC125212813 gene encoding probable WRKY transcription factor 65, translating into MQESDDQSLSAADHTHASKKRKTGERVVVAVKIEGNSKKQQRNEGPPSDCWSWRKYGQKPIKGSPYPRGYYRCSTSKGCSAKKQVERCKTDASMLLITYTSTHNHPDPAPFSIPTNHSPIHQQEQESETNPDEIEAPRPNSGGGNSFEEILQTPGVRYEDDDEVVKSEENDFYDELEELPSSSFFTAFMKSGFCEERIAVNLS; encoded by the exons ATGCAAGAAAGTGATGATCAGAGTCTTTCAGCAGCAGATCACACACATGCAAGCAAGAAAAG GAAGACGGGTGAAAGAGTTGTGGTTGCTGTAAAAATAGAGGGAAATAGTAAGAAACAGCAGAGAAATGAAGGGCCTCCATCTGATTGTTGGTCTTGGAGAAAATATGGCCAAAAACCCATTAAAGGATCTCCTTATCCAAG AGGGTACTACAGGTGCAGCACATCAAAGGGCTGCTCAGCGAAGAAGCAAGTTGAGAGATGCAAAACAGATGCATCGATGCTCCTCATCACCTACACCTCCACCCACAATCATCCAGACCCTGCCCCTTTCTCAATCCCCACCAATCACTCTCCAATTCACCAACAAGAGCAAGAATCAGAGACAAATCCAGACGAAATCGAAGCCCCGCGCCCGAATTCCGGAGGCGGAAACTCCTTTGAGGAAATTCTTCAAACACCCGGCGTGCGCTACGAGGATGATGATGAGGTGGTGAAATCGGAGGAGAATGATTTCTACGACGAGCTGGAGGAGCTGCCTAGTTCCTCCTTCTTCACGGCTTTCATGAAGAGCGGTTTCTGTGAGGAAAGAATTGCTGTAAATCTATCTTGA
- the LOC125213359 gene encoding DEAD-box ATP-dependent RNA helicase 24 produces the protein MSKRKFGFEGFGINRQATYNFERSQQPQRLYVPPSSRGGDEDDDIDNIEYADDREAANDVVSDSNNGAAAEDDEVDPLDAFMEGLQEEIKAAPPPKAKDKLDKYKDDVEDDPMESFVMAKKDLGLQLAADALHAGYNSDEEVYAAAKAVDAGMLEYDSDDNPVILDKKKIEPIPPLDHSSVDYEAFNKDFYEEKPSISGMSEQDVAEYRKTLAIRVSGFDVPRPVKTFEDCGFSVELMKAIAKQAYEKPTPIQCQALPIVLSGRDIIGIAKTGSGKTASFVLPMIVHTMDQPELANEEGPIGVICAPTRELAHQIYLEAKKFSKSCGIRVAAVYGGMSKLDQFKELKAGCEIVVATPGRLIDMIKMKALTMLRATYLVLDEADRMFDLGFEPQIRSIVGQIRPDRQTLLFSATMPRKVEKLAREILSDPVRVTVGEVGMANEDITQIVHVMPSDAEKLPWLLEKLPVMIDEGDVLVFASKKAAVDEVEAQLLQRGLKVAALHGDKDQSSRMEILQKFKSGIYHVLVATDVAARGLDIKSIKSVVNFDIAKDMDMHVHRIGRTGRAGDKDGTAYTLITQKEARFAGELVNSLIAAGQNVSPELMDLAMKDGRFRSKRDARKGGGKRAKGRVGGGGGGRGVRGVDFGLGIGYNTESKAELTPAPSRSATVNSLRTGAMAQFRSSFVPASSTSQDQFSTGSRPNNRPVLRGFVSGGTIGGDIPPVKVQSVTPTTSASNNTPNSGEIGKQTHSERDNKARERRRPSGWDR, from the exons ATGTCGAAACGAAAATTCGGATTCGAGGGCTTCGGAATCAATCGCCAAGCTACCTACAACTTCGAGCGCTCACAGCAGCCTCAGCGCTTGTACGTTCCTCCTTCCTCCCGCGGCGGCGACGAAGACGACGACATCGACAATATTGAGTATGCCGACGATCGTGAAGCTGCGAACGACGTGGTTTCGGACAGTAACAACGGCGCAGCGGCCGAAGACGACGAAGTTGATCCTCTCGATGCGTTTATGGAAGGGCTGCAGGAAGAGATTAAGGCTGCTCCGCCGCCCAAGGCCAAGGATAAGCTGGATAAGTACAAGGATGACGTCGAAGACGATCCAATGGAGAGTTTTGTGATGGCGAAGAAGGATTTGGGGCTACAGTTGGCCGCGGATGCGCTGCACGCTGGTTACAATTCAGACGAGGAGGTTTATGCGGCGGCTAAGGCGGTGGATGCAGGGATGCTTGAGTATGATTCTGATGATAATCCTGTTATTCTCGACAAGAAGAAGATTGAGCCGATTCCTCCGCTTGATCATAGCTCAGTTGATTACGAGGCGTTTAATAAGGATTTCTACGAGGAGAAGCCTTCTATATCag GTATGAGTGAGCAGGATGTGGCGGAATACAGGAAGACCTTGGCTATCCGTGTTTCTGGTTTCGATGTACCACGACCTGTTAAGACTTTTGAAGATTGTGGATTCTCTGTGGAACTAATGAAAGCCATAGCAAAACAAGCATATGAAAAACCTACACCAATACAGTGCCAAGCTTTGCCTATTGTACTTTCTGGAAGAGACATAATTGGAATAGCAAAAACGGGCTCAGGAAAGACTGCTTCATTCGTGCTTCCTATGATTGTCCATACTATGGATCAACCTGAGCTAGCTAACGAAGAAGGCCCCATTGGAGTGATATGCGCACCTACTAGGGAATTGGCTCATCAAATATATTTGGAAGCTAAGAAGTTTTCCAAATCTTGTGGTATCCGTGTGGCTGCAGTTTATGGTGGGATGTCGAAGCTTGATCAATTCAAGGAACTGAAGGCAGGGTGTGAGATAGTTGTAGCTACTCCAGGTAGATTGATAGACATGATTAAAATGAAGGCGTTGACCATGCTGAGGGCAACCTACTTAGTACTTGATGAAGCTGATCGAATGTTTGATCTTGGTTTTGAGCCTCAAATAAGGTCAATAGTCGGTCAAATAAGGCCAGACCGTCAAACATTACTCTTTTCAGCAACTATGCCTCGAAAAGTTGAAAAGCTTGCTAGGGAGATTCTATCTGATCCTGTAAGAGTAACTGTAGGAGAGGTGGGTATGGCCAATGAGGATATTACCCAAATTGTCCATGTGATGCCATCAGATGCAGAAAAGTTGCCCTGGCTTCTCGAGAAGCTTCCTGTAATGATAGATGAAGGTGATGTTCTGGTCTTTGCCTCAAAGAAGGCAGCAGTTGATGAAGTAGAAGCACAACTGCTTCAGAGAGGTCTTAAGGTAGCAGCACTTCATGGTGATAAGGATCAGTCTTCTCGTATGGAGATATTACAAAAATTCAAGTCTGGAATATACCATGTACTTGTTGCAACTGATGTTGCTGCTCGAGGTCTTGATATCAAATCCATTAAATCTGTCGTCAACTTTGACATAGCTAAAGACATGGACATGCATGTACATCGCATTGGAAGGACAGGTCGTGCAGGGGATAAAGATGGAACTGCATACACCCTGATAACGCAAAAGGAGGCAAGATTTGCTGGTGAATTAGTTAACAGTTTGATTGCTGCTGGTCAAAATGTATCCCCGGAGCTCATGGATCTTGCTATGAAG GATGGGCGGTTCAGATCAAAACGCGATGCACGAAAAGGAG GTGGTAAAAGAGCTAAAGGAAGGGTAGGTGGAGGTGGCGGTGGCAGAGGAGTTCGTGGTGTGGACTTCGGTTTGGGCATCGGGTATAATACCGAATCAAAGGCTGAATTAACCCCTGCACCTAGTCGTTCTGCGACAGTTAACTCACTGAGGACAGGGGCAATGGCACAATTTAGAAGCAGTTTCGTACCTGCATCATCAACTTCCCAGGATCAATTCAGTACAGGTTCACGACCCAATAATCGGCCTGTTTTACGCGGCTTTGTATCTGGTGGGACTATTGGGGGTGATATTCCTCCCGTAAAAGTACAGAGTGTGACACCTACAACATCTGCGTCAAACAATACCCCAAACTCGGGAGAAATCGGAAAGCAGACACATTCTGAAAG AGACAACAAAGCAAGAGAAAGACGAAGGCCCTCTGGCTGGGATCGTTAG
- the LOC125213360 gene encoding beta-carotene isomerase D27, chloroplastic translates to MAFLGHPRPLISLPSFHSPKATHAILISRFSTRSNSVEAVELKTSRKEYSPGVIDDVFLNVFRTKMAQEIGWDSEKPGYDGLIDVAHRIMVGRSNSEATDAAVRILRALFPSWLLELYKKLVSPIAGGKVASVMVARVTAISCQWLMGTCTVNSVEMPDGSSWPSGVFVEKCKYLEESKCVGVCINTCKLPTQTFFKDCMGVPLVMEPSFSDYSCQFKFGINPPPPEDDTALKEPCLQTCPKAIRRMELNSASASATVVSKCPKA, encoded by the exons ATGGCGTTTCTCGGCCACCCGCGCCCACTCATCTCACTCCCTTCTTTCCACTCTCCTAAAGCCACCCACGCTATTCTAATTTCTCGCTTCTCCACTCGATCCAATTCT GTAGAAGCAGTTGAGTTGAAGACTTCAAGGAAAGAGTATTCGCCTGGCGTGATTGATGATGTCTTTTTGAACGTTTTTCGCACTAAAATGGCTCAG GAGATTGGTTGGGACTCTGAGAAACCTGGATATGATGGATTGATTGATGTTGCTCATCGGATAATGGTTGGGCGATCCAACTCTGAAGCCACAGATGCTGCG GTGCGGATATTAAGAGCGTTGTTCCCTTCATGGCTGTTAGAGCTCTACAAAAAGCTTGTTTCGCCAATTGCTGGGGGAAAAGTCGCCTCTGTGATGGTTG CAAGAGTGACCGCGATTTCGTGTCAATGGCTCATGGGAACGTGTACTGTCAACTCTGTCGAGATGCCAGATGGATCTTCATGGCCTAGTGGG GTCTTCGTCGAGAAATGCAAGTATTTAGAGGAGAGCAAGTGCGTAGGTGTGTGTATTAATACTTGTAAACTCCCTACACAG ACCTTCTTCAAGGATTGTATGGGAGTTCCTTTAGTGATGGAGCCCAGCTTCAGCGACTATAGCTGTCAG TTCAAATTTGGGATTAACCCTCCTCCACCGGAAGATGATACTGCACTCAAAGAGCCATGCCTTCAAACATGCCCTAAAGCTATTCGACGGATGGAGCTTAACAGTGCCAGTGCCAGTGCCACCGTTGTTTCAAAGTGTCCGAAGGCTTAG